A window of the Oncorhynchus keta strain PuntledgeMale-10-30-2019 chromosome 21, Oket_V2, whole genome shotgun sequence genome harbors these coding sequences:
- the helz2a gene encoding helicase with zinc finger domain 2 isoform X2, with translation MSEAVSGVNISCDKDMMISGQRENVPLTWKFRIQSEKLLAHVSLLKQEPGASFSLDENSPEPCTYSTGESFCNSDMTYDITVSFKSNNPGLYEQWLVFDFDTRPVLLQKLKVNVGKEPSIQLVVPPEDDIHPSLNQERWHQGNRDIIPYMEKTKAQEKLLTEYEPKICTPYKPLDDRNMPINHQNYKERMHSFLYTEEQAEDQVVSRLNVQTTITLSVTLEATVDDPQFGMKIAPLGELFCAVSVPYNLTPDTPEGLMLRRSIQSALIAPVSSDNQSHKVYEAIILKDATSKNKMHLKLSERCCSDLKLQNNETCEVEVQFQLNRLRFCEMHKAIDLLPDTERVLPVFRNCIVPVSKAQQNYNLNAKQQAAMEFIIGDTDGAGSVSPLLIYGPFGTGKTLTLATAAKELVRQPHNRVLICTLTNSSADLYVKGHFHESVNSGDLEIKPLRIKAEESSVQSTDVITLQYCHRSKNGQLFSLPDKDTVDSCRVVITTTAMAMHLHDLKLPGGYFTHILIDEASQMLECEALMALGLAGPVTRVVLAGDHMQMGPKLFSVDDDQRSNHTLLNRLFHYYQAQESSAALKSRIIFNENYRSTKEIVEFVSINFYVGKSDAIKAVGNVPAHPNCHPLRFHHVRGESHLDNTSMSWFNREEVASVVEVVQNLLRDWPPAWGNQDQSSICVLSEGCQVSLIRKELRKKGHGQVTVENIANVQGKQFRAIVLTAVQTRDSLLSSDSLCHEFFNDARVLNTVMTRAQSQVVVVGDAAALCYFGKSSRIWKAYIDHCISKNSADPQTLTEDYLKQELREISRFVKGDEEDNSDSESSISEIPDIDDPILRELLDEGNDVRVTVTADGLLGITQGEPIVNPLNGLEMNTSQDSSPLYLQALIKRDPSIYKHCHLSLERFDSGYAIPLEEPSLRISIKGRKNIGRSFPGDQVVVEILDNECHPPNGKVLDVVEVENASMVFVCTIDNYDNQVMTPINKCISKIYTPVWRDKPNYIAVRKLEDLRFEKFVKINEESKRNNLFVVKVLKWRETFRYPLGVVVKVLPKVASLDSGLEVLDIEYQLTRATSVENDHEILKELNTDTQKRRCYQEFITFTIDPAHSKDLDDAISVRDLGQHYEIGVHIADVASRVTKGSLLDKDAQQNGSAFYPPGKEPVYMFPLCLSTEHFSLLPGCERNAISLMVQIDKKTDRIKTSKFSLSKIKSDRKLSYEEAENIIQNSDDNGQRYDTLEGCLAKACHFSEVHRKDRKQEDWHYKSPDDDVIVGRRRSHKMVEELMVMFNHAVTELLLKDAKTVSCTPVRCQDKPNTEKLCQLKDKYSSLIPLSIHFCHCIDQIGNVDDNQRDAVSKPYPGVSNQMLATRTENKDHHGQVVQPSETFSLLTSIVRSLESAFQDKDIPRIVDLIATDDIHPQLLPLIIELKKTIHRAYVLRSNSTYLSRVGHYDLQLESYTWASSPIRRYVDVIVQRLLHSVLENKAVRYTSLEIDQSCLSFSRKSEKQKMYERKARCLSFASQLNNQSAQKIAFVIDASPAGNSLRVYFPFNRSSMPENILIMYRDLQLTDQPEFNEHDNHVVLKWKRRVYSFTNENIHAELQQQSPHPFVTSVPTDLWKGMLSALKEENLDIVFQSLQTISSSVKDNQQVCSGLLQYTPTARTNPNPGHYIELPLRVKSGETLEVQLGTDTQRGLLVPVVQMLVVRNKFEICLEHSKDPTLCFSKYAFHSSKKTYTTYQEYQKIWKPLCEMESASNAVTENDSIVLEDVPLTWKQIQKESQLGGFFQLSLEKMKQWAIEYGLKHSFLCIRMRYQNRVDLPNNGADDDQHVDLSNIPSLIWVAHGITTGVTDEDEAKNLSYVQIDFRINHMSMAKIPDRVFGKDTRFTVELIPKLLPDVRKEAAVDNLTQANELVKNIALGKRTNSAPVTKELRPARFEIKLHSSKFPDLNISQTKAIKEALDNRFTLIQGPPGTGKTVVGVHLVYWFFLQNQKDPNPLRPKAAGGSSKRRCILYCGPSNKSVDVVAGQLLKLRKVLKPLRVYSEQMEMLEFPYPGSNLKLSRRSIREERPKRELSSITLHHLMRMAENPFSTEIRHFDARIKRGEDLTDMEIESYKVLLRQARNHELMRHDVILCTCTAASNPNFYKLDLKQIIIDECAMATEPEAFIPLVTHKPEQIVLLGDHKQLQPITHSGLSARLGMRKSLFERYMEKALMLDTQYRMQERICEFPSKEFYNGILKTGATRKDSVLLTQSQHLTPILFGHVYGKEISLVVSTERGNENSKANSAEAEESVRIASLLIKRAGVAASDIAILTPYNAQVAKVNETLEINHIQNVNVNTITKSQGSEWRYVILSTVRSCPKSEIDTEPTKAWLTKKLGFVMDPNQVNVGITRAQEGLCIIGNQELLRCSSLWNRLLVHYQQCGCVVDPAKDIQVQNPHVKTKSKDKRASKFRNRK, from the exons ATGTCTGAGGCAGTGTCTGGTGTCAATATCAGCTGTGACAAGGACATGATGATTTCAGGTCAAAGAGAAAATGTGCCGCTGACATGGAAGTTCAGAATACAGTCGGAG AAACTACTTGCACATGTATCACTACTGAAACAGGAACCTGGAGCCTCTTTTTCCCTGGATGAAAACAGTCCTGAGCCCTGCACTTACTCCACGGGTGAATCGTTCTGTAACTCAGACATGACCTATGACATCACCGTGTCCTTCAAGTCCAACAACCCGGGTCTTTACGAACAGTGGTTGGTGTTCGACTTTGACACAAGGCCAGTGCTCTTGCAGAAACTCAAAGTTAATGTTGGAAAAGAGCCTTCCATTCAGCTTGTGGTGCCACCAGAGGATGACATCCATCCATCTTTAAATCAAGAACGCTGGCATCAGGGGAACAGGGACATCATCCCATATATGGAGAAGACAAAGGCACAGGAAAAGCTGCTTACGGAATACGAGCCTAAGATTTGTACGCCATATAAACCACTTGATGACCGCAACATGCCCATAAATCACCAGAACTACAAAGAGAGGATGCACAGCTTCCTGTACACAGAGGAGCAGGCAGAAGATCAGGTGGTTTCAAG ACTCAACGTTCAAACAACCATCACTTTGTCAGTCACCCTAGAGGCCACTGTAGACGACCCTCAGTTCGGGATGAAGATAGCTCCTCTGGGGGAACTATTCTGTGCTGTCTCAGTTCCTTATAATCTCACCCCAGACACCCCAGAGGGTTTGATGCTGAGACGAAGCATCCAATCAGCTCTCATAGCACCAGTATCTTCAGATAATCAAAGTCACAAGGTCTATGAAGCCATCATCCTCAAAGACGCCACAAGTAAGAACAAAATGCACTTGAAGCTGTCTGAAAGATGCTGCTCTGACCTGAAACTCCAAAACAATGAAACATGTGAAGTGGAAGTTCAGTTCCAGCTGAATCGTCTGAGGTTTTGTGAGATGCACAAAGCCATAGATCTCCttccagacacagagagagtgttaCCAGTCTTCAGGAACTGCATTGTCCCTGTGAGCAAAGCACAGCAAAATTACAACCTCAATGCAAAGCAGCAAGCAGCTATGGAATTTATCATTGGAGACACTGATGGAGCAGGAAGTGTGTCACCACTCCTCATTTATGGACCGTTTGGAACTGGGAAAACCCTTACTCTAGCTACGGCAGCTAAAGAGCTGGTACGGCAGCCTCACAATAGAGTACTGATCTGCACCCTTACAAACAG TTCTGCAGATTTGTATGTGAAAGGTCATTTCCATGAGTCTGTCAACTCTGGAGATCTTGAAATCAAACCTCTTAGAATAAAGGCAGAGGAATCATCGGTACAATCTACTGATGTGATCACCTTACAGTACTGTCATCGTTCCAAAAACGGACAATTATTCTCCCTACCTGATAAAGATACAGTTGACTCCTGTAGGGTGGTCATAACAACCACTGCAATGGCAATGCACTTACATGACCTGAAGCTCCCTGGCGGCTACTTCACCCACATCCTGATTGACGAAGCGTCCCAGATGCTTGAATGTGAAGCTCTGATGGCCCTTGGTCTGGCTGGGCCAGTAACTCGAGTGGTTCTAGCTGGAGATCACATGCAGATGGGACCAAAGCTCTTTTCAGTGGACGATGACCAACGCTCCAATCACACCTTGCTGAACCGTCTGTTCCACTACTATCAAGCCCAAGAGAGTAGTGCAGCTTTGAAAAGCAGAATCATTTTCAACGAGAACTATCGCTCCACCAAAGAGATAGTAGAATTCGTGTCCATTAACTTCTATGTTGGCAAGTCTGATGCCATCAAGGCTGTAGGTAATGTCCCAGCTCATCCGAACTGCCACCCCCTGAGGTTCCACCATGTCAGAGGAGAATCTCACTTGGACAACACATCCATGTCGTGGTTTAATCGTGAAGAGGTTGCATCCGTGGTTGAAGTAGTGCAAAATCTGCTCAGAGATTGGCCACCTGCATGGGGAAATCAGGATCAAAGCTCAATTTGTGTCCTGTCTGAAGGATGCCAG GTTTCACTGATCAGGAAAGAGCTTAGGAAAAAAGGACATGGCCAAGTGACTGTGGAAAATATAGCCAATGTTCAAG GCAAACAGTTCAGGGCAATAGTATTGACAGCCGTTCAAACCCGTGACAGCCTTCTTTCCTCTGACTCACTTTGTCACGAGTTTTTCAACGATGCTCGCGTATTGAACACGGTCATGACTCGGGCTCAATCCCAGGTTGTTGTGGTTGGAGATGCTGCTGCTCTCTGCTACTTTGGGAAAAGCTCAAGGATATGGAAAGCCTACATAGACCACTGCATCAGCAAAAACAGTGCAGATCCACAAACCCTTACTGAAGATTACTTGAAACAAGAATTAAGAGAGATTTCAAGATTTGTCAAAGGGGACGAGGAGGACAACAGTGATAGTGAGTCATCCATATCTGAGATACCCGACATAGATGACCCAATACTGAGGGAGCTTCTTGACGAGGGTAACGATGTACGAGTCACTGTAACAGCTGACGGCCTGTTGGGTATCACCCAGGGGGAGCCAATTGTCAACCCATTAAATGGACTTGAGATGAACACAAGCCAAGACAGCTCCCCTTTGTACCTTCAGGCATTGATAAAGAGAGACCCGAGTATCTACAAACACTGTCACTTGAGTTTGGAGAGGTTTGACTCAGGCTACGCCATACCTCTTGAAGAGCCCTCCCTCCGCATTTCTATCAAAGGCAGAAAGAATATTGGTCGTTCTTTTCCTGGAGATCAGGTTGTTGTGGAGATCTTGGACAATGAGTGTCATCCCCCAAATGGGAAAGTGCTAGATGTGGTGGAGGTTGAAAATGCATCCATGGTGTTTGTCTGTACCATTGATAACTATGACAACCAGGTGATGACACCCATCAACAAATGCATCTCCAAAATTTACACCCCAGTTTGGAGGGACAAGCCAAACTACATTGCCGTGCGAAAACTGGAGGATCTGAGATTTGAAAAATTTGTGAAGATAAATGAGGAATCCAAAAGAAACAATCTCTTTGTTGTCAAAGTCTTGAAGTGGCGAGAGACATTTCGATACCCTTTAGGAGTTGTCGTAAAAGTCCTTCCCAAAGTGGCCTCTTTAGATAGTGGACTAGAAGTATTGGACATAGAGTATCAACTGACAAGGGCCACTTCTGTTGAGAATGACCATGAAATTCTCAAGGAACTGAACACAGATACGCAAAAACGAAGGTGTTATCAAGAATTCATAACATTTACAATTGACCCAGCACATTCCAAGGATCTTGATGATGCCATCAGTGTAAGAGATTTAGGTCAACACTACGAGATTGGAGTTCACATTGCTGATGTTGCAAGCCGTGTGACCAAGGGCAGCCTATTAGACAAAGATGCACAACAGAATGGAAGTGCTTTTTATCCCCCTGGAAAGGAGCCTGTTTATATGTTCCCACTTTGTCTGAGCACCGAGCATTTCAGTCTACTCCCTGGATGTGAACGAAATGCCATATCACTGATGGTGCAAATTGACAAGAAAACAGACCGCATCAAGACAAGTAAGTTTAGCCTATCTAAAATAAAGTCTGATAGAAAGTTGTCATATGAGGAAGCTGAAAACATCATCCAAAACTCTGATGATAATGGCCAAAGATATGACACTTTAGAGGGCTGCCTCGCCAAAGCATGTCACTTTTCTGAGGTTCACAGAAAGGACAGGAAACAGGAAGACTGGCACTATAAATCCCCTGATGATGATGTAATTGTTGGTAGAAGACGGTCTCATAAGATGGTGGAAGAGCTCATGGTTATGTTTAACCACGCTGTCACTGAACTGTTGCTCAAAGATGCAAAGACAGTCAGCTGCACCCCAGTCAGATGCCAAGACAAGCCAAACACAGAGAAGCTTTGTCAACTAAAAGATAAATACAGTTCTCTGATTCCCCTGTCCATTCATTTCTGTCACTGCATTGATCAGATTGGTAATGTTGATGATAACCAGAGGGATGCGGTTTCTAAACCTTACCCAGGTGTGTCCAATCAGATGCTTGCAACGAGAACAGAGAATAAAGACCATCATGGTCAAGTTGTCCAGCCATCTGAGACATTCTCTCTATTAACATCCATTGTGAGGAGTCTTGAGTCAGCATTTcaagacaaggatatccctagaATTGTGGACCTGATAGCAACTGATGACATTCATCCCCAGCTACTCCCTTTGATCATTGAACTCAAGAAGACGATCCATAGAGCATATGTTCTACGCTCTAACTCAACATACCTATCTAGAGTTGGCCACTATGACCTTCAGCTTGAAAGCTACACTTGGGCTTCCTCGCCCATTCGTCGGTACGTGGACGTTATTGTTCAGAGGCTCCTGCACTCAGTTCTTGAAAATAAAGCAGTCAGGTACACTTCTCTGGAAATTGACCAGTCCTGTCTGAGTTTTTCGAGAAAATCTGAAAAGCAAAAAATGTATGAGAGGAAAGCACGTTGCTTGAGTTTTGCATCGCAGCTGAACAATCAAAGTGCACAGAAGATAGCCTTTGTCATTGATGCCTCCCCAGCTGGAAACAGTTTAAGAGTGTATTTTCCATTTAATCGATCCTCAATGCCAGAAAATATCCTTATCATGTATAGGGATCTGCAGTTGACAGACCAACCAGAGTTCAATGAACATGACAACCATGTGGTTCTGAAATGGAAGAGAAGAGTATACTCCTTCACAAATGAGAACATCCACGCTGAACTGCAACAACAGTCACCTCATCCATTTGTGACATCAGTGCCAACAGACTTGTGGAAAGGGATGCTGTCAGCTCTGAAGGAGGAGAACTTGGACATTGTGTTCCAATCCCTACAGACCATCAGCTCAAGTGTCAAGGATAACCAACAGGTCTGCTCAGGTCTGCTCCAATATACACCAACGGCCAGAACCAATCCAAATCCAGGTCATTACATTGAATTGCCATTGAGGGTAAAGTCTGGTGAAACACTGGAGGTGCAACTGGGCACTGACACACAACGGGGATTATTAGTACCTGTGGTTCAGATGCTGGTTGTACGTAACAAGTTTGAGATTTGCTTGGAGCACTCAAAAGACCCAACTCTGTGTTTCTCCAAGTATGCATTCCATTCATCGAAGAAAACATACACCACTTACCAGGAGTATCAGAAGATATGGAAACCATTGTGTGAGATGGAGTCAGCCTCCAACGCTGTAACAGAAAATGACAGCATTGTCCTTGAAGATGTGCCTTTGACATGGAAACAGATACAGAAGGAGAGTCAACTCGGTGGATTCTTCCAGTTGTCACTTGAGAAGATGAAACAGTGGGCCATTGAGTATGGCCTCAAACACAGCTTTCTGTGTATCCGCATGAGGTACCAAAATCGAGTGGATTTGCCAAACAATGGTGCTGATGATGATCAGCATGTGGACCTCAGCAATATCCCATCTCTCATTTGGGTTGCTCATGGAATAACCACTGGGGTCACTGATGAGGATGAGGCTAAAAACCTCTCCTATGTCCAGATAGACTTCCGGATTAATCACATGTCCATGGCCAAGATTCCAGACAGGGTCTTCGGGAAAGATACAAGATTCACAGTAGAATTAATTCCAAAGCTGTTACCTGATGT GCGTAAAGAGGCTGCTGTCGACAACCTCACTCAGGCTAATGAACTTGTGAAGAACATTGCTCTTGGCAAGAGGACAAACTCTG CACCTGTAACTAAAGAGCTGAGACCTGCCAGGTTTGAGATCAAACTTCATTCCTCCAAGTTTCCTGATCTGAATATTAGTCAAACCAAAGCTATTAAAGAGGCCCTCGACAACCGATTCACTCTCATTCAGGGGCCACCAG GCACTGGGAAGACGGTGGTTGGAGTCCACCTTGTTTATTGGTTCTTTCTGCAAAACCAAAAAGACCCAAACCCCCTAAGGCCTAAAGCTGCTGGGGGGTCTTCAAAGAGGAGGTGCATTCTATATTGCGGACCCTCTAATAAATCGGTGGACGTTGTAGCTG GTCAACTTCTGAAACTCCGGAAGGTGTTGAAGCCACTTCGTGTTTACAGTGAGCAGATGGAGATGTTGGAGTTTCCCTACCCTGGCAGCAACCTGAAGCTGTCACGCAGGTCAATCAGGGAGGAGAGACCCAAGAGAGAGCTCAG TTCCATCACATTGCATCATCTTATGCGGATGGCTGAGAACCCATTCTCCACTGAAATTAGACATTTTGATGCAAGAATTAAAAGGGGAGAGGATCTCACAGACATGGAGATTGAGAG CTACAAAGTCCTCCTAAGACAAGCTCGGAATCATGAGTTGATGAGGCATGATGTCATTCTCTGCACTTGTACTGCGGCGTCAAATCCCAACTTCTACAAACTGGACTTGAAACAGATTATCATTGATGAGTGTGCCATGGCAACTGAGCCTGAAGCCTTCATCCCCCTTGTGACACATAAACCTGAACAG ATTGTTTTACTCGGCGATCACAAGCAATTGCAGCCCATCACGCACAGTGGTCTTTCAGCAAGGTTGGGCATGAGGAAATCTCTGTTTGAGCGTTACATGGAAAAGGCGTTGATGCTTGATACGCAGTACAGAATG CAAGAGCGCATTTGTGAGTTTCCTTCAAAGGAGTTCTACAACGGTATTCTCAAGACTGGAGCAACTCGGAAAGACAGTGTCCTGCTCACTCAGTCTCAACATCTGACGCCCATCCTTTTTGGACACGTTTACGGAAAAGAGATCAGTCTTGTGGTCTCCACCGAACGGGGGAATGAAAACTCAAAGGCCAACTCAGCAGAGGCTGAGGAATCG GTTCGCATCGCCTCTCTGTTGATCAAGCGTGCTGGGGTGGCGGCTAGCGACATAGCTATTCTGACACCATACAATGCCCAGGTAGCCAAGGTGAACGAAACCCTGGAAATTAACCATATCCAGAACGTCAACGTGAATACCATCACAAAGAGTCAAG GAAGTGAATGGCGTTATGTCATCTTGTCTACTGTGCGCTCTTGTCCCAAGTCGGAAATTGACACAGAGCCAACCAAAGCATGGCTCACCAAGAAGCTTGGTTTTGTCATGGACCCAAACCAAGTTAATGTGGGCATCACTCGGGCTCAGGAGGGACTGTGCATTATTG GAAACCAAGAGTTGCTGAGGTGCAGCTCACTGTGGAATAGgctgctggttcattaccagcaATGTGGCTGTGTGGTGGATCCTGCTAAGGACATTCAAGTTCAAAACCCACACGTCAAAACCAAATCAAAGGACAAAAGAGCCTCAAAGTTTCGAAACAGAAAATGA